The following coding sequences lie in one Crassostrea angulata isolate pt1a10 chromosome 10, ASM2561291v2, whole genome shotgun sequence genomic window:
- the LOC128168071 gene encoding uncharacterized protein LOC128168071 yields MEITIAPDDHDDDDEDDVEEESEDFHPACLSTTCNRIETREEVQEFLGDHPCITYCNQLLNLARINMPETCTNKDCGAEVEVVKEVVASAVYLIWVCQKGHRLHRWCSQPILNRRVHSGDLMIAASVVLSGSNFQKFSMFAKFLQLPILSKSTFYRMQRHYIVPSVGEHWIDHQNSVLEDFRGSDLVILGKIKR; encoded by the exons ATGGAGATAACCATTGCTCCTGATGatcatgatgatgatgatgaggatGATGTTGAGGAAGAATCAGAAGACTTTCATCCCGCATGCCTTAGTACGACATGTAACCGCATTGAAACCCGCGAGGAGGTACAGGAATTTCTGGGGGACCATCCTTGCATCACATACTGCAATCAACTTCTGAATTTAGCGAGGATTAATATGCCAGAAACTTGCACAAATAAAGACTGTGGGGCAGAAGTTGAAGTTGTAAAAGAAGTTGTTGCTTCAGCTGTCTACCTGATATGG GTATGTCAGAAAGGGCACAGACTACATAGATGGTGTTCTCAGCCAATCCTTAACAGGCGGGTGCATAGTGGAGATTTGATGATTGCTGCTAGTGTTGTCTTATCCGGGAGTAACTTCCAAAAGTTTTCCATGTTTGCCAAGTTTTTACAGCTTCCAATCCTCAGCAAGTCAACCTTTTACAGAATGCAGCGTCATTATATTGTCCCTTCAGTTGGAGAACACTGGATTGACCACCAAAATTCAGTATTAGAGGATTTTAGAGGATCAGACTTGGTTATTCTGGGTAAGATAAAGAGATAA